One genomic region from Mytilus trossulus isolate FHL-02 chromosome 9, PNRI_Mtr1.1.1.hap1, whole genome shotgun sequence encodes:
- the LOC134684486 gene encoding histone H2A: protein MSGRGKGGKAKAKAKSRSSRAGLQFPVGRIHRLLRKGNYAERVGAGAPVYLAAVLEYLAAEVLELAGNAARDNKKSRIIPRHLQLAIRNDEELNKLLSGVTIAQGGVLPNIQAVLLPKKTQKAAK from the coding sequence atgtcaggACGAGGAAAAGGAGGAAAAGCAAAAGCAAAGGCAAAGTCTAGGTCATCCCGTGCCGGACTTCAGTTCCCAGTAGGTCGTATCCACAGACTTTTGAGGAAAGGAAACTACGCCGAGAGAGTTGGTGCCGGAGCACCAGTCTACCTTGCCGCTGTCTTGGAATACTTAGCAGCTGAGGTTTTGGAGTTGGCAGGAAATGCTGCCCGTGACAACAAGAAGAGCAGAATCATCCCCCGTCATCTCCAGTTGGCCATCAGAAACGACGAAGAATTGAACAAACTTCTCTCTGGTGTAACCATTGCACAAGGTGGTGTTTTACCAAACATCCAGGCTGTACTTCTGCCAAAGAAGACACAGAAAGCTGCCAAGTAA
- the LOC134684485 gene encoding histone H2B-like gives MPPKVGTKGAKKAVTKAKTARPGGDKKRRRKRRESYAIYIYKVLRQVHPDTGVSSKAMSIMNSFVNDIFERIAAEASRLAHYNKRSTITSREIQTAVRLLLPGELAKHAVSEGTKAVTKYTSSK, from the coding sequence ATGCCACCAAAAGTTGGAACCAAAGGAGCCAAAAAGGCCGTAACAAAGGCAAAGACTGCCAGACCCGGCGGTGACAAGAAAAGGAGGAGGAAGAGGAGAGAATCCTATGCCATCTACATCTACAAAGTCTTGAGACAGGTGCACCCAGACACTGGAGTATCCTCAAAGGCTATGTCTATCATGAACAGTTTTGTCAACGATATCTTTGAGAGAATCGCTGCAGAAGCTTCCCGTCTCGCTCACTACAACAAGAGATCTACCATCACATCTCGGGAGATCCAGACTGCAGTTCGTCTGCTCCTACCCGGTGAATTGGCCAAGCACGCTGTCAGTGAAGGTACCAAAGCCGTCACAAAGTACACCAGCAGCAAGTAA
- the LOC134684487 gene encoding histone H3 — protein sequence MARTKQTARKSTGGKAPRKQLATKAARKSAPATGGVKKPHRYRPGTVALREIRRYQKSTELLIRKLPFQRLVREIAQDFKTDLRFQSSAVMALQEASEAYLVGLFEDTNLCAIHAKRVTIMPKDIQLARRIRGERA from the coding sequence ATGGCTCGTACAAAGCAGACCGCCCGTAAATCCACTGGAGGAAAAGCTCCAAGAAAACAACTTGCCACCAAGGCCGCCCGTAAGAGCGCACCTGCCACTGGTGGAGTAAAGAAGCCACATAGATACAGGCCAGGAACAGTCGCTCTTCGTGAGATCAGAAGATACCagaaaagtactgaactcctcATCAGGAAACTCCCCTTCCAGAGATTAGTTCGTGAAATTGCTCAAGACTTCAAGACTGATCTACGTTTCCAGAGCTCTGCCGTTATGGCCCTCCAGGAAGCCAGTGAAGCTTACCTCGTTGGTCTTTTCGAGGACACCAACTTGTGTGCAATCCACGCCAAGAGAGTCACCATCATGCCCAAAGACATCCAGTTGGCTCGCAGAATCCGTGGAGAACGTGCTTAA
- the LOC134683766 gene encoding histone H2A produces MSGRGKGGKAKAKAKSRSSRAGLQFPVGRIHRLLRKGNYAERVGAGAPVYLAAVLEYLAAEVLELAGNAARDNKKSRIIPRHLQLAIRNDEELNKLLSGVTIAQGGVLPNIQAVLLPKKTQKAAK; encoded by the coding sequence gtcaggACGAGGAAAAGGAGGAAAAGCAAAAGCAAAGGCAAAGTCTAGGTCATCCCGTGCCGGACTTCAGTTCCCAGTAGGTCGTATCCACAGACTTTTGAGGAAAGGAAACTACGCCGAGAGAGTTGGTGCCGGAGCACCAGTCTACCTTGCCGCTGTCTTGGAATACTTAGCAGCTGAGGTTTTGGAGTTGGCAGGAAATGCTGCCCGTGACAACAAGAAGAGCAGAATCATCCCCCGTCATCTCCAGTTGGCCATCAGAAACGACGAAGAATTGAACAAACTTCTCTCTGGTGTAACCATTGCACAAGGTGGTGTTTTACCAAACATCCAGGCTGTACTTCTGCCAAAGAAGACACAGAAAGCTGCCAAGTAA
- the LOC134684488 gene encoding uncharacterized protein LOC134684488: MSGRGKGGKGLGKGGAKRHRKVLRDNIQGITKPAIRRLARRGGVKRISGLIYEETRGVLKVFLENVIRDAVTYTEHAKRKTVTAMDVVYALKRQGRTLYGFGGRGKGGKAKAKAKSRSSRAGLQFPVGRIHRLLRKGNYAERVGAGAPVYLAAVLEYLAAEVLELAGNAARDNKKSRIIPRHLQLAIRNDEELNKLLSGVTIAQGGVLPNIQAHKYTNIRSFKVFCRVIVDFHREHIAMARTKQTARKSTGGKAPRKQLATKAARKSAPATGGVKKPHRYRPGTVALREIRRYQKSTELLIRKLPFQRLVREIAQDFKTDLRFQSSAVMALQEASEAYLVGLFEDTNLCAIHAKRVTIMPKDIQLARRIRGEPNNMSGRGKGGKGLGKGGAKRHRKVLRDNIQGITKPAIRRLARRGGVKRISGLIYEETRGVLKVFLENVIRDAVTYTEHAKRKTVTAMDVVYALKRQGRTLYGFGG; encoded by the exons ATGTCAGGAAGAGGTAAAGGAGGAAAAGGTCTAGGTAAAGGAGGCGCCAAACGTCACAGGAAGGTGTTGCGTGATAATATCCAAGGTATCACCAAACCAGCAATCCGTCGTTTAGCAAGACGAGGTGGTGTCAAACGTATCTCTGGTCTTATCTACGAAGAAACACGTGGTGTCTTGAAAgtctttttggaaaatgtcaTCCGTGATGCTGTCACATACACTGAGCATGCAAAGAGGAAAACTGTCACCGCCATGGATGTTGTCTACGCCCTGAAACGTCAAGGCCGTACCCTTTACGGATTCGGAG gACGAGGAAAAGGAGGAAAAGCAAAAGCAAAGGCAAAGTCTAGGTCATCCCGTGCCGGACTTCAGTTCCCAGTAGGTCGTATCCACAGACTTTTGAGGAAAGGAAACTACGCCGAGAGAGTTGGTGCCGGAGCACCAGTCTACCTTGCCGCTGTCTTGGAATACTTAGCAGCTGAGGTTTTGGAGTTGGCAGGAAATGCTGCCCGTGACAACAAGAAGAGCAGAATCATCCCCCGTCATCTCCAGTTGGCCATCAGAAACGACGAAGAATTGAACAAACTTCTCTCTGGTGTAACCATTGCACAAGGTGGTGTTTTACCAAACATCCAGGCT CACAAATACACTAACATTCGAAGTTTCAAAGTATTCTGTCGTGTAATCGTAGATTTTCACAGAGAACATATCGCAATGGCTCGTACAAAGCAGACCGCCCGTAAATCCACTGGAGGAAAAGCTCCAAGAAAACAACTTGCCACCAAGGCCGCCCGTAAGAGCGCACCTGCCACTGGTGGAGTAAAGAAGCCACATAGATACAGGCCAGGAACAGTCGCTCTTCGTGAGATCAGAAGATACCagaaaagtactgaactcctcATCAGGAAACTCCCCTTCCAGAGATTAGTTCGTGAAATTGCTCAAGACTTCAAGACTGATCTACGTTTCCAGAGCTCTGCCGTTATGGCCCTCCAGGAAGCCAGTGAAGCTTACCTCGTTGGTCTTTTCGAGGACACCAACTTGTGTGCAATCCACGCCAAGAGAGTCACCATCATGCCCAAAGACATCCAGTTGGCTCGCAGAATCCGTGGAGAAC CAAACAACATGTCAGGAAGAGGTAAAGGAGGAAAAGGTCTAGGTAAAGGAGGCGCCAAACGTCACAGGAAGGTGTTGCGTGATAATATCCAAGGTATCACCAAACCAGCAATCCGTCGTTTAGCAAGACGAGGTGGTGTCAAACGTATCTCTGGTCTTATCTACGAAGAAACACGTGGTGTCTTGAAAgtctttttggaaaatgtcaTCCGTGATGCTGTCACATACACTGAGCATGCAAAGAGGAAAACTGTCACCGCCATGGATGTTGTCTACGCCCTGAAACGTCAAGGCCGTACCCTTTACGGATTCGGAGGTTAA
- the LOC134684492 gene encoding histone H4, with amino-acid sequence MSGRGKGGKGLGKGGAKRHRKVLRDNIQGITKPAIRRLARRGGVKRISGLIYEETRGVLKVFLENVIRDAVTYTEHAKRKTVTAMDVVYALKRQGRTLYGFGG; translated from the coding sequence ATGTCAGGAAGAGGTAAAGGAGGAAAAGGTCTAGGTAAAGGAGGCGCCAAACGTCACAGGAAGGTGTTGCGTGATAATATCCAAGGTATCACCAAACCAGCAATCCGTCGTTTAGCAAGACGAGGTGGTGTCAAACGTATCTCTGGTCTTATCTACGAAGAAACACGTGGTGTCTTGAAAgtctttttggaaaatgtcaTCCGTGATGCTGTCACATACACTGAGCATGCAAAGAGGAAAACTGTCACCGCCATGGATGTTGTCTACGCCCTGAAACGTCAAGGCCGTACCCTTTACGGATTCGGAGGTTAA